ACGAGCCGCCATGTTCACAGCATCGCCCCAGATGTCGTAAGTAAATTTCTTTAATCCTACAACGCCTGTAATGACCGGACCTGTATGAATGCCTACACGAAACTCAAATGCAGGAAGGTCCTGGATGGTTTTGGTAATGGCGAATCCTTTAATGAAGTTCATCATATCAAGAGCTGCTCTTACTGTTTTGATGGCATGATCAACAACGGGCTTGGGTAAGCCACACGCGCATATGTAAGCGTCGCCTACGGCTTTAATTTTCTCAAGTTCGTGCTTCCCTACGATGTGATCGAAGGCACGAAAGCATTCATCGAGCTGATTGACCAATTCAGTTGCAGAAAGATGTTCTGCGATCGAAGAAAAAATCTTTTATATCTGCGAACAGAATAGATACTTCATCATGTTTTCTCGCATACGATTTTCCGAATTGCTTCAGTTCATTTGCAATTTCTTCAGGAAGAATATTCAGAAGGAGAGAATCGGATCACTTCTTCTCATCCTTCAGATTAATCAGATCCTGTCTTGCTTTAGTCAGGTCTTTGAATCGTGAGTAGGCAAGAGAAAAAACGGAAGCTGCGCGCTGTAACAAATCCCAGCTGACTTCTGAAATATCTCCGGAAGCAGTAGCACCTACTGCACCAGTTGAAAATTTGAAAAAAGATGATAGGTTTTGTCCTGTGCAGTTTTACCGAAGTAGCCGTCAATTCTAGGCGAGAGTGAGTACAGGTATTCAACCCATTCTTTTCGTTTGGTTCCTTCCTGGCGAAGCGATTGACGCATCTCATCCGATTTGAAAAAGCGGAGCAGCTCTTTCCCGGCCTCTGTTGTATTCAGCTGGACGGTCAGGTTTTCTGTGATAGATGCTTTGTCGGGAACACGTGTGTCCTTCATTGTGAATCCGAACTGAGCCATTTCTGATTCTTCATCAAAAATGAAAACGGTACCGTTCTCGATTTCCTGCAAGCCGCCGAGCAATCCCATTTCTTTGCGTAACACCTCGGCCACTTCAATCAACTCCTCGGGCTGCAGCATCGCAAGTGCCCGCCCTCGCACACGCTCCATGGCGGCTTCCATCCGCGCCTGCTTGCCTGGGCCTCAGCTTTTTGAATATCGAGAAACCAACGGTAAGCAAGCTCGAAAACATTCTTGAAGCGCTTGAACAACTCAATTTCTCTTTCATTCAGCAACACGTATGTCGACATGCCCAGCGCCACCGGCCCGAGTGAGTACCAGTAATAGCAGAGTGCTTCAGCTTCTTCAAGAAATGAATCAATGAATACATTGGTGGTTTTCTGGTACCTGATCCATTCCTTTACCTCTTCTCCCTGGAAGCCGTGAATAAAAACCTCACCACCACCCTTCAGCATTTGATCAGCAAATTCCTGGTGAACCGGATGATTCTTATAGTCCGTTTAAGTAATAATAGTCTTGTTATGCTTAGAGTAAAGCTCATAGTTGAAGTAAGTGCCTTTTATTTCGTCGAAAATGGCAGTTTGAATATTTCGGATTTCTTTAACGCCGAGTGTTGTAAGCTCATTGGAAATAACTGTGCATACCTCAAGCATATCTTCCGGCTTCTTCATACTTAATGCTACTCTCCGTACGCGCTCCAGTGATGCTTCAATTACCAAATCTCTGCCCCTCTTTTCCAATTCTGCATCAGCTTTCTTTACTGCTTGTGTACCGGTGATTTTTTCATCAGCACTTAAGTCCTCCGATTGTTGTATAAATTTTATATGGTTTGAAGATGCTGATTCATTTGTTTTTCATCAATACAAAACTACTATTACAGAAACCAACGCAGTAAGAAATTCCACGCTTAAACGAGGAACTTCTTTATTTACACTGGGAATTCTCTAATGAATAAATATAAAATTTCTGCTTCATCTTTTGCCCTTCGCCTGGATGCCTCCGGTTGTGTTTAGCTTAATTAATCTCTTAACCTGAATAAAAAAGAACTATTATGCATGCGGCACAATGATTACCCTTGTTAATTTGATAACTGTTGTTGCTGGAATCCGGTTAATAAACTGTGCTCTGAATAATTTTTGCTATGAAGGTTTCTTTGAAGTGGGCTTTTATTCTTGGTTTTGTAGGCTTTATCACTTCTTTTGGTGCACATATAGTAGCGGTTAATCTTCCATTTTATGCAGAAAAAGTTGGCATTGGGTTAACGATGATCGGTGTGCTGATAGCCGTGTATGATTTTGCTGAAATACTTGCCAAGCCTGTATTTGGCGGATTAGCAGATAAAAAAGGAATGAAAAAAGCAATGCTTGCAGGTATCCTGCTATTCATACTTGCATCAATAATGTATCCTTTTGTTTCTCCAAAATTATTGATAGTGGTTCGTTTTTTACAAGGTTTGGGAGCCGCAGCTTTGTCGGCAGTTTCATTGGCAATGGTGGGTACTTTATATAAAGAAAATAAAGGCAAAGCGTTTGGCATTTACAATGCTATTAAGGGAGCAGGCTATGTAGTAAGCCCGGTAATTGGCGGAGCTATTGTAATAAAATCAAGCTTTAGCGGAATTTTTTATGCTACGGCAGGCATTGGTATAATCGGTTTTTTCCTGGCACTTACATTACCCAACGATAAACAAAAGAGTGCCGAAGCATTTGACGATGATGATGACTTTTCAATAAAATCTTTATTCAGTGTTTTAAAAAACAAAACTTTAATGCCGTGGTTTTTAATCATTGTTATCAATATGTTTTTTGTAGGCATACTCTTTGGTTTCTTGCCCGTTCGTATTCATGATTTAGGCTATGATGCATTTCATACAGGCTTATTAGTTTCTGTTACCACTATTTCTTATTTGCTCATTCAACCTGTTGCAGGCTGGCTTGCAGATAAATTCAATCCGGTTGTTACATTAAGAATAGGAATGCTTTTATCCTGTATCTCTACTGCTGCTATACCATTTGTAATTGGCTTTCCCTTGATTATTGTTTGCATTCTTGCAGGTATAGGGATTGGTACGGTATGGACAAACTCTGACGCTTTGGTAAGTAAGTTGGCAACAGAAAATGCAATGGGTGCTACCATGGGTGTTGCAGGTTCATTCAAAGAATTAGGTGATATGATTGGCCCTTTATTGATGGGTGTAATATCGCAGGCATTAGGTTTAAAATACGGCTTTATAATTTGTGCACTACTAGGCGGGGCAGCGCTTCTGATTACCATCTTGGTTGCAGAAAAAAAACACACTGTGTCGGGATGAATTAAAACAGCGCTTGAAATTTTCTTTCTTTTACGTTGTAAAAAGTAATGGAACTTTTCGGCTAACTAATGAAATACCACACCAAAACAATTGAGGCATTTAACTTAAAACTTTATATTGTGATTCATATTTGACTGCAATAAGTGCAAATAATAATAAAATGATGGAGCTGAAAAAAAACGAAACTGCTATAAAAGAAACCATACGATTAGAAGCATTTACCGATGGTGTTTTTGCCATAGCGATTACCTTGTTAGTGTTGGATATTCACGTACCTATTGTAAAGGATGGTGAATCACTACTTCAATCGCTCTTAGCCAATTGGGTCACCTATTTAGCTTTCCTGATTGGTTTTTTTACTATACTGGTTTGCTGGATAAACATCACTACATGTTTGAAAATATATTCGCAAGATTGATGGTACGCTAATATTACTGAACGGATTCAAACTCCTGATAGTCTCATTTACACCTTTTGCAACTGCAGTTCTTTCAAAGTATATTGGAACCACTCATCAGCAAACCGCCATCAGCCTTTATGGCCTTAATTTTTTCTTAATGGGTTTGGCTATGAGTGGCATATGGTATTATGGATATCAAAAAGGTTTCATGACCTCTGCGTCACCTGAATTCTTAAAAGCAATAACCAGACTCTACATTTTTGCCCCTATTCTGTCAGGAGTTATTTTCATTCTCTCCTTCTTCACCATCTGGATTTGCCTAACGTTATTCGCTATAATGTTTTTAATTTATGTAATTCCAAAAAATGCCGCGACGCATATAGAGAAAATGGGTCTTACTTTGTCAAATACTTTTCAGGTGCATGGCAGAAGGAGGGCACAGCAAGGTATTCGTGAATATAACCACTGAGGTGCAACCTAAAGCATTATACGTTTAATTCGACATTTAAATATATTCACGGTTTTATAAGTTATCCGCTACGGTTGCTTTTCACGGATATCGACCTTTTCACTTATCCATGAGCTTTAATTGTCCGAGGTGGTACGCAAGATGATTGGTTCTGTTGATCAATACATTTAACTTATTGCGGTGAGGTTCTTTGTTAAAATCTTCCTGTGAAACGGACATATGTCTTTCTAACCATTCTGCAGGAGTCATTTTATTAAATGCATTTTTCAGCCTGCTATTCACATCAGACCAAGATTGTCTCAGTTGCGTAATTGGAGGAAACTCCAATCCCGATTTATCGGGATTCGCGATAAAGGTATCATCCAATTGAGAATATACCCGTTCTCCCAAACCCAACATAGGCAAAAGCCTGTCGTGTACCGCCGTTAAATGGCCAAGCATATAGATACCCCGGTTCCTGCCTGGAGCAATTTCCTCCATCAATTGATCATCGGTAAGTTTAGCAAATAAATCGCTGGCTCTTTGAATGTATGTTTGCCATGCATCATAAGCCATTTTCACAAATAGTGTTTGCTGGTCTGTCATGCTTTTTGTATGAGGTGAAATAAATAGTAAAGGAATGTTTTATTATCGATAATAATTACCAACTATTCTTTTAATAAAATGAATTTTTAATTCAGTTACCTGGCTAACTATCCGGTTTAGCTCAATTTATTATTTTGAAAACAGTTCAAATAGATTTATTATGTAATATTTATTGCGGCCACCTGCTATCAATAACCATCAGTAATAAATTTTACGGGATGTAATTTTACGATCAATGCCGTAAAAAGAAGTCAGCAAAAAAATCAACTCCTGGTGTAGACTATAGCACTCAAATGCAAACCACGTTGTCTTCAGACCGCCTTTTATTAGAGCCCATCACTGCAAAAGACAGTCACTTTATATTTGAATTAGTTAACACGGAACGATGGCTTAAATATATAGGTAACCGTAATGTAACCACACCGGAAGAGGCCAATACTTATATTGAAGAAAAGCTCAACAGCAGCAGCGTCAGTTCCTGGATCGTTAAGCTTAAATGCAATTTAGATTCAATTGGTATAATCACTTTTATAAAGCGCGATTACCTGTTGCATTATGATATAGGATTTGCCTTTTTGCCAAGGGCAGCCAACAATGGATATGCTTATGAAGCTGCTAAGGCAGTTCTTTTGATGTTAACTAATGATCCCGGACACTCACATATACTTGCGACTACCCTTCCGGAAAATATAAATTCCATTAAGTTGCTTATAAAGCTGGGATTTCATTATGATAGAGAAATCGAAGTTGATGGGGAAAAATTACATATCTATTCATCCTAACCGATGACAGTACAACTTAATATTAGCCAAACTGTGAATTAAATGAAATAAAAAAGTGGGTTATGCCAACTATGTCTTTTTCTACCCGCTAACTCTCTTAAGTCCTGGCGATATGCGCTTTGTTCTCCCTATTACAATACGTTTTCATCATCCTGAAGTGAGTAAGCTTCTCAAATCATTTCTGCATTTACGCCTCAGCCTTGCATAAATCTAATTCCCTATACTTCTGATGAAAGAGGCTATATTATCTTTTAAGCTTCCCCCTTTCTCCAACTCCCTGATAAACGCACTTCCTATGATGGCACCGCTCGTATATTGACTTGCTTTCAAAAAATCCCTTCGTTCCGAAATTCCGAAACCTATCATCAATGGTTTGCTGAGATTCATTTTTCGAATGCGATCAAAGTACTTTTCTTTTTCTTCATCGATGCCGGTCCTTGTTCCTGTAGTGCTTGATGATGAAACCATATAAATAAACCCATTCGAATGCTGATCAATCAAACGAATTCGATCTGCCGATGTCTGCGGAGTGATCAGAAAAATATTAGCTATTTTATGGTTAACAAATAAATCTTTATAGTTGGATAAATATTCATTCAGCGGCAGATCAGGAATAATTACTCCATCGATTCCAATTCGGTTAACTTCTTCACAAAACTTATCCATCCCGTATTGAAGTATGGGATTCAGGTATCCCATGAGTAGAAGCGGTATATCTACCGATTTTCGAATATCACGCAGTTGTTCAAATAATAATTTTAATGTCATGCCATTTGTCAGTGCTACCTGGCTGCTGTGCTGAATTACTGCGCCATCAGCAAGCGGATCAGAAAAAGGGATTCCGATCTCTATCATGTCCACACCGCAACTTTGGAGTTGTTCAATGATTACCACAGTATCGTTCAATTCAGGAAAGCCGGCTGTGAAATAAATGGAAAGAATACCATTCTTTTTTTTCGCAAATAAGTTTTGAATTCGCACGCCTATAAATTTTGCTTATTAGTATAAGTGCTTAAATCCTTGTCACCTCTGCCTGATAAATTCACGACCACAATTTCATGTTCACCAGCATTCAATTTGTCCAGGTATGCTAAAGCATGCGCACTTTCCAGGGCAGGAATAATACCTTCGAGTTTGCAAAGCTGAAAAGCAGCCCTCAACGCTTCTGCATCATCTACTGAAACAAATTGTGCTCTGCCGGTTTTAAATAAATGAGCATGCAAGGGGCCTACGCCAGGGTAATCTAATCCCGCGGAGATACTATAAGGTTCCGTAATTTGTCCATCCTCATTCTGCATGAGCATGGTTTTACTTCCGTGAATGATGCCTGGCTTGCCAAGCACCATGGTAGCCGCCGAATAGCCACTGTCATTACCCTTTCCTGCTGCTTCTACCGCTATGAGCTTCACCTCTTCTTCATCCAGGAAATGATAAAATGCTCCTGCCGCGTTGCTTCCTCCGCCCACACATGCCACCACATAATCCGGATTTTCTTTGCCGGTTTTTTCCTTGAGCTGCTTTTTGATTTCTTTGCTAATCACACTTTGAAAACGGGTAACCATGTCCGGATATGGATGCGGGCCCACTACGGAACCTATGATGTAGTAAGTGTCGTCAGGATGGTTAATCCAATCACGAATAGCTTCATTGGTTGCATCCTTTAATGTGCGGCTGCCACTGGCCACGGAAATTACTTTCGCGCCGAGTAGTTTCATGCGTGACACGTTGGGTGCTTGTCGCGCAATATCTACTTCTCCCATGTAAACAATACATTGTAACCCCATCAATGCGCATACAGTAGCAGTGGCCACGCCGTGTTGCCCTGCACCAGTTTCTGCAATAATTCTCTTTTTGTTTAGCTTCTTTGCAATCAGAATTTGACCAATGGTATTATTGATCTTATGCGCACCGGTATGGTTGAGATCTTCGCGCTTTAAATAGATTTGAGTGTTATAAAGACTAGAAAGACGATTGGCGAAGTATAATGGAGAAGGTCGGCCAACATAATCGTGAAGCAGGCTATTAAATTCTTTTTGAAATGAATCCTGCTGAATGATTTTCAGGTAAGATGTCCGGAGCTCTTCCACATTCTGAAAAAGAATTTCAGGGATAAACGCTCCACCGAAATTACCATAATAACCTTCTTTGCTTACTTCGTATTTCATCTGTTTACTTTTCTATTATAGATTTTATTTTAGGCATGAATTATTGCCAGAAATTCTTGTAGCAGATCAGTATCCTTTAATCCGGGGTCAGTTTCAAATTTGCTGTTTACATCGATGGCAAAAGGATGCTGTTGTTTCAGATCTGCAATAGATCCCATCCCTACTCCACCACTCAGGAAATAAGGAATATCCAAATCATATTGGTTCAATATATTCCAATCAAATTGTTTTCCGCTTCCTCCAAATGATGAGATTTTAGTATCGAATAAAAAATAACTGCAATGAGGTTTGTACTTTTTAAGGGAATGAAAATCAAAATGAGGATGAATGCCAAATGCCTTTATGATTTTTATTTCATAAGAAAGCCTTTCGCAATAAGCTGGTGATTCCATTCCATGAAGCTGAACATAATCGAGATCATTTCTTTTCACCATAAATCTGATAAATTGTTCCTCTGCATTTACAAACACTCCTACTTTTTTTACTTCTTTTGGAAATGCCTTTATCTTCTTTAAATCAAAATGTTCTCCTACATATCTTTTTGAATGAGGATAGAAAATAAATCCCATAAAATCAGGATGCAGGGCAGCCACTTCCATAATGTTTTCGGCATACTTCATTCCGCACACTTTCAGTTTCATCTTCCGACGGGCATTTTTTCAGGATGAAATGTTTCAACTCCGTAAATAAAATTTGCGCATGCAAGATCAGGACGTGAGTCCTTCATAAAATGCTCCCCTATTAGAAAACCTCTATACCCGTAGTTCTTTAATTCATAAACTATTTGGGGAGAATTGATCCCACTTTCAGAAATCTTAATAAACCCATCC
The window above is part of the Chitinophagales bacterium genome. Proteins encoded here:
- a CDS encoding MFS transporter; translated protein: MKVSLKWAFILGFVGFITSFGAHIVAVNLPFYAEKVGIGLTMIGVLIAVYDFAEILAKPVFGGLADKKGMKKAMLAGILLFILASIMYPFVSPKLLIVVRFLQGLGAAALSAVSLAMVGTLYKENKGKAFGIYNAIKGAGYVVSPVIGGAIVIKSSFSGIFYATAGIGIIGFFLALTLPNDKQKSAEAFDDDDDFSIKSLFSVLKNKTLMPWFLIIVINMFFVGILFGFLPVRIHDLGYDAFHTGLLVSVTTISYLLIQPVAGWLADKFNPVVTLRIGMLLSCISTAAIPFVIGFPLIIVCILAGIGIGTVWTNSDALVSKLATENAMGATMGVAGSFKELGDMIGPLLMGVISQALGLKYGFIICALLGGAALLITILVAEKKHTVSG
- a CDS encoding DUF1211 domain-containing protein is translated as MMELKKNETAIKETIRLEAFTDGVFAIAITLLVLDIHVPIVKDGESLLQSLLANWVTYLAFLIGFFTILVCWINITTCLKIYSQD
- a CDS encoding DinB family protein, encoding MTDQQTLFVKMAYDAWQTYIQRASDLFAKLTDDQLMEEIAPGRNRGIYMLGHLTAVHDRLLPMLGLGERVYSQLDDTFIANPDKSGLEFPPITQLRQSWSDVNSRLKNAFNKMTPAEWLERHMSVSQEDFNKEPHRNKLNVLINRTNHLAYHLGQLKLMDK
- a CDS encoding GNAT family N-acetyltransferase, with protein sequence MQTTLSSDRLLLEPITAKDSHFIFELVNTERWLKYIGNRNVTTPEEANTYIEEKLNSSSVSSWIVKLKCNLDSIGIITFIKRDYLLHYDIGFAFLPRAANNGYAYEAAKAVLLMLTNDPGHSHILATTLPENINSIKLLIKLGFHYDREIEVDGEKLHIYSS
- a CDS encoding tryptophan synthase subunit alpha; protein product: MGVRIQNLFAKKKNGILSIYFTAGFPELNDTVVIIEQLQSCGVDMIEIGIPFSDPLADGAVIQHSSQVALTNGMTLKLLFEQLRDIRKSVDIPLLLMGYLNPILQYGMDKFCEEVNRIGIDGVIIPDLPLNEYLSNYKDLFVNHKIANIFLITPQTSADRIRLIDQHSNGFIYMVSSSSTTGTRTGIDEEKEKYFDRIRKMNLSKPLMIGFGISERRDFLKASQYTSGAIIGSAFIRELEKGGSLKDNIASFIRSIGN
- the trpB gene encoding tryptophan synthase subunit beta — protein: MKYEVSKEGYYGNFGGAFIPEILFQNVEELRTSYLKIIQQDSFQKEFNSLLHDYVGRPSPLYFANRLSSLYNTQIYLKREDLNHTGAHKINNTIGQILIAKKLNKKRIIAETGAGQHGVATATVCALMGLQCIVYMGEVDIARQAPNVSRMKLLGAKVISVASGSRTLKDATNEAIRDWINHPDDTYYIIGSVVGPHPYPDMVTRFQSVISKEIKKQLKEKTGKENPDYVVACVGGGSNAAGAFYHFLDEEEVKLIAVEAAGKGNDSGYSAATMVLGKPGIIHGSKTMLMQNEDGQITEPYSISAGLDYPGVGPLHAHLFKTGRAQFVSVDDAEALRAAFQLCKLEGIIPALESAHALAYLDKLNAGEHEIVVVNLSGRGDKDLSTYTNKQNL
- a CDS encoding phosphoribosylanthranilate isomerase, whose product is MKLKVCGMKYAENIMEVAALHPDFMGFIFYPHSKRYVGEHFDLKKIKAFPKEVKKVGVFVNAEEQFIRFMVKRNDLDYVQLHGMESPAYCERLSYEIKIIKAFGIHPHFDFHSLKKYKPHCSYFLFDTKISSFGGSGKQFDWNILNQYDLDIPYFLSGGVGMGSIADLKQQHPFAIDVNSKFETDPGLKDTDLLQEFLAIIHA